DNA from Streptomyces sp. Edi4:
CTGCACATGGTGCGAGTGCTCGCCACGGAGGCCGGGATCGCCGTCGGCAATGCCCGGCTCTACGAAGCGGCGCGCCAGCGCGAGCGGTGGATCGACGGCTCGGTCGCGGTCACCACCGCTCTGCTCTCGGGCGGCGACGCGGACGACGCCCTGGAGGTGGTCGCCGAACAGGCCCGCCATCTGGCCGACGCCGACGCGGGCATCGTGCTGCTGCCCGCCGAGGAGGGCGGTCTGGAGATCGTCGCGGTCTCAGCCGACAACCCGCGGGTCTCCCTCGGCATGGTGGTCCCACCGGAGAGTCCGGTCGTCTCCACCCTGCTCGACGGTGAGGCGGTCTTCGTCGAGAACGCCGCTTCCGACCCGCGCATGATCACCAAACTGGCGGAGCGTTACGGGCCGAGCATGCTGCTGCCCCTCCAGAGCGGAGGCCGGGTCCTTGGCGCTCTCGCCACGCCCCGGGTGCTCGGGGGGCGCCCCTTCACCGAGGTCGAACGGACGCTGGCCGGCCAGTTCGCCTCGCAGGCCGCGCTCGCCCTGATGATGGCGGAGGCCCAGCGGGACCGGGAACGCCTCGCGGTGTACGAAGACCGGGACCGCATCGCCCGTGACCTGCACGATCTGGTAATCCAGCGGCTCTTCGCCACCGGGATGATGCTGGAGGGCGCCCAGCGCAAGTCTGTCGTGCCCGAGGTGCAGGGAGGCATCGGCCAGGCGGTCGACGAACTCGACGTCACCATTCAGGAGATCCGTACCGCGATCTTCGCGCTCCAACAGGGCCCCGCCGAAGCGCCTTCGGGACTGCGCACCCGCGTCCTCCGGGAGATCAACATGGCTGCCGTGCCGCTCGGCTTCAAACCGGCCCACCGCTTCCTCGGCGCGGTCGACACCCTGGTCGGCGAACTGACCGGCAAGAACCTCATCGCCGCGCTGCGCGAGGCGCTTTCGAACGCCTTCCGGCACGCCGAGGCCTCCCGCATCGAGGTGGCTGTCGATGCCACGGCACAACTGCCGGACGGCAGTCCCGGGGTGCGGCTCACCGTCGCGGACAACGGCGTCGGGATGCCGCCGGGCGGCCGCCGCAGCGGACTGCGCAACCTTCAGCGGCGGGCCGAGGCGCTGGGCGGATCGAGTTCCTACGGGCCGGGAATCGGCGACGCGGGCGGCGGTACGACCGTCCTGTGGGAGGCGCCGCTCTGACGACGAGCGGGGGTGCGGAGCGGCCCGGGGGCTGTTTCACGTGAAACAGCCCCGAAAAACCGCCCGCCCCGCCGCACTCGCCCCCTCGGGTCAGCAGATGTTTCACGTGAAACGCCCCGCTGCCCGGGTCTCGCGCCGGGTGGACCAGGCCCTTCAGAGCGCCTTGAGGATCTGCTCGATGACGACCGCCACGCCGTCCTCGTTGTTGGCAGCGGTGTGCGCGGCCGCAGTGGCCAGGACATCGGGGTGGGCGTTGCCCATCGCGTAGGAGGTGCCCGCCCAGCTCAGCATCTCCATGTCGTTGGGCATGTCGCCGAAAGCCACCACCTCGGCGGGGGAAATGCCGCGCTCGGCGCAGCACACGGCCAGAGTGGAAGCCTTGGAGACGCCCGCGCCGCTGATCTCCAGGAGCGCGGTCGGGCTCGACCGGGTGATCTCGGCACGGCCTTCCACGGCGGTGCGGGCCAGGGCGAGGAAGTCGTCCGGGGCCAGCTCGGGATGGAAGGCAAGCACCTTGAGTACCGGCTGGTCGGCGGCGTCGTTGTCCTCGGCCAGCAGCTTCGCCGCCGGCGCGATGCTTGCGGCCGGGTCCATGTGCATGGGCGGATAGGCGAGTTCGTGGTGGAAGCCACCGGTTCGCTCGACGGCGAAGGACGTGCCCGGCACGGCCGCCCGCAGCAGGGCGACGACGTCGCGGGCCGCCGACGCTTCCACGGGCCGCACCTTCACGAAGCGAGGGCCGTCGCTGTCGCCGTGCAGATCGACCACGGCCGCGCCGTTGCCGCAGATGGCCAGGCCGTGGCCATGGACGTGGGCACTGACGACGTCCATCCAGCGGGCCGGGCGGCCGGTGACGAAGAAGACCTCGATGCCCGCCTCTTCGGCGGCGGCCAGAGCCGCGACCGTACGGTCCGAAACGGACTTGTCGTCGCGGAGCAGGGTGCCGTCCAGGTCGGTCGCGATGAGCCGCGGCGCGGTCGGGACGGGGCGGATGGCCGGGGCGGGATCCGTAGCAGAGGTCACCGGTCCATTGTCCCGTACACGGACGCACGGGCGTGCGACTGGGCGCGCAGATGAGAGCGTCGCCCGGTGCGCCCGGGGCACGAGGGGGCGTACGGGAGGGGAGGGGCGCTCCGGCCGGGCACGGGCGGGGTGCGGCCGAGCCGCACGCAGGCCGGACGAATCCGTCCGCGCGGTCGGGGAAGGCTGGCGGGATGGGAGAGATCCGGGTGGGAACCTGCTCATGGACGGACAAGGCGCTGGTGTCCAGCGGCTGGTACCCGAAGGGACAGCGCGACGCCGAAGGCAGGCTGCGTCACTACGCGGCGCAGTTTGCTGTGGCGGAGGTGGACTCCACCTACTACGGGCTGCCCAGCACCCGCAACAGTTCTCTGTGGGCCGACCGCACCCCTGAGGGTTTCCGGTTCGACGTGAAGGCGTTCTCGCTGCTCACCGGGCATCCCACCAGGCCGGAAGCGCTGCCGGCCGATCTGCGGTCGGCGCTTGCACGCCGGCAGACGGGCACCGATCCCGGCCTGCTCGACGAGGTGTGGAACCGGTTCAGTTCCGCACTCGAACCGCTGCGGGCGGCTGGCCGGCTGGGCACGCTGGTCTTCCAGTTCCCGCCCCGGCTGGGGCCGGGCAGGCCGGCCGTGGAGTTTCTGCGCCGGTGCCGTGAGCGCGCCAAGGGCTGGCCGGTGGCGGTGGAGTTCCGCCACCCCGGCTGGTGGCGTGAGGAGCACGCCGACGCGACGAGTGCCCTGCTGGCGGAGCTGGACACGGCGGCCGTGGCCGTGGACATGGTCCAGACACTCCCCACCTCTGTGCCGCCCGTCGCACGGGTCACCACACCGGAGCTGGCCCTGGTGCGCCTGCACGGCCGCAACAGCGCTTGGGGGACGGGCACCAAGGAGGAGAAGTTCCGCCACGCGTACACGCCCGAAGAGCTCTCCGAGTGGGTGCCGCGCGTGCGGACGATGGCCGAACAGGCCCGGGAGGTGCACGTGCTCTTCAACAACTGTTGCGGTGACGCCGCCGTCCGCGCCGCACAGTCGATGCGGCACCTGCTCGGCTCTCGTAGGGTCGTGCCATGCGACTGAGCACTGTGATTCTGCCGATCGACCGCTGGCACGACGGTGGCCGCGAGACGTGGCTGCGCGCCGAGGAGCTGGGCTTCCACACCGCGTACACCTATGACCATCTGTCCTGGCGGACCTTCCGCGACGGCCCCTGGTTCGGCGCGGTCCCCACCCTTACGGCCGCCGCTACCGCCACCACGCGGATGCGGCTCGGCACCCTGGTCACTTCGCCGAACTTCCGTCACCCGGTGACGCTCGCGAAGGACCTGCTCACGCTCGACGACGTGTCGAACGGCCGTCTCACGCTCGGAATCGGCGCGGGCGGCAACGGCTTCGACGCCACCGCCCTCGGGCAGACGGCGTGGACCCCGCGCGAACGGGCCGACCGTTTCGGCGAGTTCGTGCCGCTGCTTGACCGGTTGCTCACCGAGGATTCGGTGACATACGACGGGACCTTCTATTCGGCGGTCGAGGCGCGCAACATCCCAGGCTGCGTCCAGCGGCCCAGGATCCCCTTCGCGGTGGCGGCGACCGGACCGCGCGGCCTGAAGCTGGCCGCCAAGTACGGGCAGGCGTGGGTGACCACGGGCGACCCGAAACTCTTCGAGAGCGGCACGCCCGAGCAGTCCCTCCAGGCGATCGGCGGCCAGCTCAAGAAGCTGGGCGCGGCCTGCGACGAGATCGGACGGGACGCGGACGAGCTGGACAAGATCCTGCTCACGGGCTTCACCCCGCAGCCGGGGCGCCCGTTGGAATCGCTGGACGCGTTCGTGGACTTCGCGGGCCGGCACTTCGAACTCGGCATCACCGAGATCGTCCTGCACACCCCGATCCCTGACTCCGACTTCGCGGCCGATCCTCAGGTCTTCGAGCGGATCGCCACCGAAGGCCTGGCCCAACTCGGCGGTTAGGAGGTGGGCCCGGCTCCCGCAGGACCAGGGAACAAGTGTTAGCCCTTTCTGCCCCGGACACGCGCGCTCATCCACGGTGTGAGCACACCGGGCAGGACCAGTTCCTTGTACGTCTCGTCGGCGGGCAGTGGCACGACCAGCCACCACGCCGGCGGGAAGACGCGGCCCTTGACGTGGGCGATTCCGCCGTAGACGGACCGCAGGAAGGCGGGTACGCGCTCGCGCGGCACATCGTCGAACTGGACGCCGTCGACGGTGATTTGAGCGTCGTCCTCCGGATACACCCGCACGGACACCGACGGTGAGCCGCCGAGTTCGACGTATGCCTCGTGTGGCAGGGAGCCGTCCGGATCGCGCACCACGAACGCCCCGGCGGACGTGCGCCGAGAGGTGCGGTCAGCCCCGATGTCGTCGGTGACCTCGACCTCAAGACGGAACTCGTCGGCGATCGCGCGAATCGCCGTGACCACGGATTGCGTGGTGGGCAGATGGGGGTGCGTCATGACGCCGATCATGCCAAGCGCGAGGTCATCGTGGCAGCCGCAGAAACGCGGGTGGTACGGAAAAGGCCAGCCAGACCCCGTTGGCGCTGACGTGGAAGACGTGTCCTCGCCGGTGCATGGCTGCGGCGTCCACACTCAGCGCCACGGGACGGCCGCGGCGGGTGCCGACGAGGTCGGCGGTCTCGCGGTCGGCGCTCTCGCGGCCGGGTGAGAGATGGACGTGATGGCGGTCCATGGGGCCCAGGCTTTCCGTGCGGATCGCCGCAAGGGCGCGGGGACTGCGCCGTGGCAGAGGTACGCGGGCGGCTCCACGGGCGGCGGGCCGAGATCGACGCGCACGGTGGGGCCCTGGTGGGCGCGGATCCGGCCGCCCTCGACGGCGACCGTCGCTTGTCGTTGGTGGCGACCACGTGCGCGAGCCGCACGGTGGGCTTTCCCAGCTCTCCGTAGACCTGGCTCTGCGTCGCCGACCAGACGTGCGTCAAACGACGTCCCGAACAGTCGTGGGAAGCGCGTCGGCCGCCAACCCGCCCTCCTTCCGACGAAACAGTGACGACAATCACCGTAATAGGAGCGAGAGTTGCGTTTGTTCCACAGTGAAAACGCTTTATCCACAGGCGATTTGGGCGCCCTGTGGACAACCCCCTCAGCATGTATGGCATTTGTCCAATAATCGCCCCCGCGAGGCTATTTGACGGATTGATGTGCATGCTCCGCCTGGTGTTGACGCGCCAACGCGTCCAACGCCCGCGCCCGTACCTCGCGTTCGGACGCCGCAGCGATGAACTCGGAGACGTTGTCCCGCCCGACCAGGTCCTCGACCGCCCTGACGGTCTCCGCCGGCAGCCGCACCGGGGCGGGGTCCAGGTGGGGCGGGGCGGGGGCGGGAGCGCCCAGGTGTCGCTGGAGGTGGCGGGTGGCGAACAGGCGCATGGCGCGGGCCAGTTCGGCGTCCACCGTCTGCTGGGCCAGCGGTCGCAGACGGCGTACGAGATCGGCGGCCTCCGCGGCTTCCGTGTCGCTGGGAGGGCGGTGGCCCAGGTACCGGGCGAAGACATGTTCAGTGGTGAAGTCGAGGAAGCGGGCCGCGATGTGTTCGACCTGGCC
Protein-coding regions in this window:
- a CDS encoding LLM class flavin-dependent oxidoreductase: MRLSTVILPIDRWHDGGRETWLRAEELGFHTAYTYDHLSWRTFRDGPWFGAVPTLTAAATATTRMRLGTLVTSPNFRHPVTLAKDLLTLDDVSNGRLTLGIGAGGNGFDATALGQTAWTPRERADRFGEFVPLLDRLLTEDSVTYDGTFYSAVEARNIPGCVQRPRIPFAVAATGPRGLKLAAKYGQAWVTTGDPKLFESGTPEQSLQAIGGQLKKLGAACDEIGRDADELDKILLTGFTPQPGRPLESLDAFVDFAGRHFELGITEIVLHTPIPDSDFAADPQVFERIATEGLAQLGG
- a CDS encoding DUF72 domain-containing protein; this encodes MGEIRVGTCSWTDKALVSSGWYPKGQRDAEGRLRHYAAQFAVAEVDSTYYGLPSTRNSSLWADRTPEGFRFDVKAFSLLTGHPTRPEALPADLRSALARRQTGTDPGLLDEVWNRFSSALEPLRAAGRLGTLVFQFPPRLGPGRPAVEFLRRCRERAKGWPVAVEFRHPGWWREEHADATSALLAELDTAAVAVDMVQTLPTSVPPVARVTTPELALVRLHGRNSAWGTGTKEEKFRHAYTPEELSEWVPRVRTMAEQAREVHVLFNNCCGDAAVRAAQSMRHLLGSRRVVPCD
- a CDS encoding GAF domain-containing protein, encoding MPVPRDPQRSPGHRDVHRPDRREHDPLDAAARADRSLRGLSTELTARVPQLLEAMRSVGTGLELHSTLDRICQTAAELADARYAAIGVVDEGGRGLSDFVTYGVSDEEARAIGHRPDGHRGLLGWLIHHPEPLRLAEIAADPRSAGLPPHHPPMCTFLGVPIRVQGEIFGNLYLTEKRGGGEFNDYDLHMVRVLATEAGIAVGNARLYEAARQRERWIDGSVAVTTALLSGGDADDALEVVAEQARHLADADAGIVLLPAEEGGLEIVAVSADNPRVSLGMVVPPESPVVSTLLDGEAVFVENAASDPRMITKLAERYGPSMLLPLQSGGRVLGALATPRVLGGRPFTEVERTLAGQFASQAALALMMAEAQRDRERLAVYEDRDRIARDLHDLVIQRLFATGMMLEGAQRKSVVPEVQGGIGQAVDELDVTIQEIRTAIFALQQGPAEAPSGLRTRVLREINMAAVPLGFKPAHRFLGAVDTLVGELTGKNLIAALREALSNAFRHAEASRIEVAVDATAQLPDGSPGVRLTVADNGVGMPPGGRRSGLRNLQRRAEALGGSSSYGPGIGDAGGGTTVLWEAPL
- a CDS encoding Cof-type HAD-IIB family hydrolase, coding for MTSATDPAPAIRPVPTAPRLIATDLDGTLLRDDKSVSDRTVAALAAAEEAGIEVFFVTGRPARWMDVVSAHVHGHGLAICGNGAAVVDLHGDSDGPRFVKVRPVEASAARDVVALLRAAVPGTSFAVERTGGFHHELAYPPMHMDPAASIAPAAKLLAEDNDAADQPVLKVLAFHPELAPDDFLALARTAVEGRAEITRSSPTALLEISGAGVSKASTLAVCCAERGISPAEVVAFGDMPNDMEMLSWAGTSYAMGNAHPDVLATAAAHTAANNEDGVAVVIEQILKAL